The Pseudomonadota bacterium genome includes the window ACTCCCGATGGCGCCCACGCCGAAACCAACACGTCAACGACCCGCTGGCCCGGCGATCTAGGGCGTCAGAGCCTCGCCTTCGTGCAGGCCCTGCTCAATGCCACACAGGCCAGCGCAGCCTTCACCTCAGACGATGTCCTCACCCCGAAAGAGGTGGGCGAGCTGGTGCGCGTGCGCGAGAAGGAAGTGCTGGCCGCCATCGAGCGGGGAGAGCTCAGAGCCACGCGCATCGGCGCGAAGCTTCGCATCAC containing:
- a CDS encoding DNA-binding protein gives rise to the protein TPDGAHAETNTSTTRWPGDLGRQSLAFVQALLNATQASAAFTSDDVLTPKEVGELVRVREKEVLAAIERGELRATRIGAKLRITRQSVAAWLNS